One stretch of Gambusia affinis linkage group LG05, SWU_Gaff_1.0, whole genome shotgun sequence DNA includes these proteins:
- the si:dkey-283b15.2 gene encoding neuronal pentraxin-1 produces the protein MEIMRSTMFLLPLVLSLLHPTSATSGPDFNYGAHPRFVCTPIPADADPSCFPTAGTGGGSTGPGGSNHQNVPPSGWWGASDEAKATILHLRESLVQQKEIILDQRETIRELTAKLTLCEGAGRGPSLHDEHHGSVSYSHHKGLSVHHTSYTDNSHYGNGRLIPDSQHHHSSVQRADGGFGGHNHGKDKHGTAGDSTSTTEQLERMLHALKERLGSLQKRNSTSTYSNSLKELLQRKISTLEEQLQHHTAALGSSADQHRDDGDHHDDGYHDDNHKHDHDDDHHDVHDDTGDHTDHHDDSHSEDRHDGGQDDHDEGHDSDSEEDEDEEDEEEEEERGEEEEENDHRSNETEDHSYLPHTGYRTGFHSNKLETMLNQLHLTASNRKHSKNLDAFQISFPMRTNYMYGRMKRTLLQEIFALTLCLWMKAGVGPGLGTPFSYSAPGQANELVLIEWGNNPIELLIDDKAVTLPLSLSDGKWHHVCVTWTTRDGQWEAYQDGVQRGSGTNLSPWHSIKPGGVFILGQEQDTLGGRFDATQSYVGELSDLHMWSHALSAADIYSLASCGSHLRGDVIDWSESEVELHGGVARYPFDPCH, from the exons ATGGAGATTATGAGGAGCACCATGTTCCTTCTTCCCCTGGTTCTTTCTCTACTTCACCCCACATCTGCCACATCAGGCCCAGACTTCAACTACGGAGCCCACCCGCGCTTTGTCTGCACCCCAATCCCTGCAGACGCAGACCCTTCTTGCTTCCCCACAGCAGGTACGGGCGGCGGGTCGACTGGGCCTGGAGGATCAAACCATCAGAACGTCCCTCCCAGCGGCTGGTGGGGGGCCAGCGACGAGGCTAAAGCCACCATCCTCCACCTGAGGGAGAGCCTTGTGCAGCAGAAGGAGATCATCCTGGACCAGAGGGAGACCATCAGAGAGCTGACGGCCAAGCTGACCCTGTGTGAGGGCGCTGGGCGAGGCCCGTCGCTTCACGATGAGCACCACGGCTCTGTGTCATACTCGCATCACAAGGGATTGTCCGTTCACCACACATCATACACCGACAACAGTCACTATGGCAACGGCAGACTCATCCCAGACTCACAGCACCACCACTCCTCTGTCCAACGAGCCGACGGAGGGTTCGGCGGCCACAACCACGGGAAGGACAAACATGGGACGGCGGGGGACAGCACATCGACGACGGAGCAGCTGGAGAGGATGCTGCATGCGCTGAAAGAGAGGCTGGGCAGCCTGCAG AAGAGGAACAGCACCAGCACATACTCCAACtctctgaaggagctgctgcagaggaagatCAGCACcctggaggagcagctgcaACACCACACCGCCGCCCTGGGCAGCAGCGCGGACCAACACCGCGATGACGGAGACCACCATGACGACGGTTACCACGACGACAACCACAAGCACGACCACGACGACGATCACCACGACGTCCACGACGACACCGGAGACCACACGGACCATCATGACGACAGCCACAGCGAAGACCGTCATGACGGAGGTCAAGATGATCATGATGAAGGTCACGATAGTGATAGCGAGGAGGACGAGGatgaggaggacgaggaggaggaggaagagcgaggagaggaggaggaagagaatgATCACAGGAGCAATGAAACAGAGGATCACAGTTACCTCCCACACACTGGGTACAGAACTGGTTTCCACTCTAATAAACTGGAAACGATGCTCAACCAGCTGCACCTGACAG CTTCCAACAGGAAACATTCCAAGAACCTGGATGCCTTCCAGATCAGCTTCCCGATGAGAACCAACTACATGTACGGACGGATGAAGAGGACTCTGCTGCAGGAGATCTTCGCTCTGACCTTGTGCCTCTGGATGAAGGCAGGCGTGGGACCCGGACTGGGGACTCCTTTCTCCTACTCCGCACCTGGACAGGCCAATGAGCTGGTGCTCATCGAGTGGGGCAACAACCCCATCGAGCTGCTGATCGATGACAAG GCTGTAACGCTGCCCTTATCTCTGAGTGATGGGAAGTGGCACCATGTTTGTGTGACGTGGACAACGAGGGATGGACAGTGGGAGGCCTACCAGGACGGTGTGCAGCGGGGGTCTGGGACGAACCTCTCTCCCTGGCACTCCATCAAACCTGGAGGGGTCTTCATCCTGGGCCAGGAGCag GACACTCTTGGAGGCCGTTTTGATGCCACTCAGTCGTATGTGGGAGAGCTGTCAGACCTCCACATGTGGTCGCACGCCCTGAGCGCCGCTGACATCTACAGCCTGGCCTCCTGCGGCAGCCACTTACGCGGTGACGTAATCGACTGGTCCGAGTCGGAGGTGGAACTTCACGGCGGCGTTGCTAGGTACCCGTTCGATCCCTGCCACTGA
- the cyth2 gene encoding cytohesin-2: protein MTVDSELFMPKNKAPKMDDLDYIPVDLSPEERSELEDIRRRKGVLLQEIQRLREELREAILEVEGLETSTEGSKTLQKSRHVAMGRKKFNMDPKKGILFLVENELLRHTAEDIAQFLYKGEGLNKTAIGDYLGERDDFNIKVLQAFVDLHEFTDLNLVQALRQFLWSFRLPGEAQKIDRMMEAFAQRYCHCNPGVFQSTDTCYVLSFAIIMLNTSLHNPNVRDKPGLDRFISMNRGINDGGDLPEELLRNLYESIKNEPFKIPEDDGNDLTHTFFNPDREGWLLKLGGRVKTWKRRWFILTDNCLYYFEYTTDKEPRGIIPLENLSIREVEDPRKPNCFELYIPNNRGQLIKACKTEADGRVVEGNHMVYRISAPTPEEKDEWIHSIKSAVSVDPFYEMLAARKKRISLKKKEEQP from the exons atgaCAGTCGACTCTGAGCTATTTATGCCTAAAAATAAAGCACCAAAAATGGATGACCTGGACTACA TCCCGGTAGACCTGAGCCCTGAGGAGCGCTCCGAGCTGGAGGACATCCGCAGGAGGAAGGGTGTCCTCTTGCAGGAGATCCAGAGGCTCAGGGAGGAATTACGCGAGGCAATTTTAGAGGTAGAGGGACTGGAGACCAGTACAGAGGGCAG CAAAACTCTACAGAAAAGTAGGCATGTGGCTATGGGACGCAAGAAATTCAATATGGACCCAAAAAAG GGGATTTTGTTCCTGGTGGAAAACGAGCTGCTCAGACACACAGCAGAGGACATCGCACAGTTCTTGTACAAGGGAGAAGGCCTCAACAAGACCGCAATAGGGGATTACCTGGGAGAAAG agacGACTTCAACATCAAAGTGCTTCAAGCTTTTGTTGACCTCCATGAGTTCACTGACCTTAATCTTGTGCAGGCCCTCAG ACAGTTCCTGTGGAGTTTCCGTTTGCCAGGCGAAGCGCAGAAGATTGACAGAATGATGGAGGCCTTTGCTCAGAGATACTGCCACTGCAACCCTGGTGTCTTCCAAAGCACAG ACACGTGTTACGTGCTTTCGTTTGCCATAATCATGCTGAACACGAGCCTCCATAACCCGAATGTGAGAGACAAACCCGGACTGGACCGTTTCATCTCAATGAACCGCGGGATCAACGACGGGGGAGATCTGCCGGAGGAGCTGCTCAGA aatctgtatgaaagcattaaaaatgaacCGTTCAAGATCCCGGAGGACGATGGTAACGACCTAACGCACACGTTCTTCAACCCAGACAGAGAGGGCTGGCTGCTTAAGCTTG GAGGAAGAGTGAAAACTTGGAAACGCCGATGGTTCATCCTCACAGACAACTGTCTTTATTACTTTGAATACACCACA GATAAGGAACCACGAGGTATTATTCCCTTGGAAAATCTTAGCATCCGTGAAGTAGAGGACCCAAGAAAGCCT aactgctTCGAGCTGTACATCCCCAACAACCGCGGGCAGCTCATCAAGGCGTGTAAGACGGAGGCTGATGGGAGGGTGGTGGAAGGAAACCACATGGTGTACCGTATCTCTGCACCCACACCGGAGGAGAAGGACGAGTGGATCCACAGCATCAA ATCTGCGGTCAGTGTGGATCCGTTCTATGAAATGCTTGCTGCCAGGAAGAAACGTATATCActgaagaagaaagaggagcaGCCCTAG